A portion of the Cryptomeria japonica chromosome 5, Sugi_1.0, whole genome shotgun sequence genome contains these proteins:
- the LOC131032690 gene encoding putative wall-associated receptor kinase-like 16 gives MNVVIQTRMCVEQEDGGICQNLPGSYNCSCAKGYKGDGFQNGTRCASKSSNDLKSAIIGSVSSFVGVSMVASGLFWWWSISRLKNARKKNFEQNGGEELEKLLVSMGGKQSFKLFSERELEIASKNYSIKIGKGGFATVYKGVLQDGTPIAIKKAESISNKEFNNEIVILSHISHRNIVRLLGCCLQTKSPLVVYEFVPNGTVFEHLHSKEKELSWETRWQIAMETAEAMTYMHDQASHGIFHRDIKSSNILLDNTFTPKVADFGISRLRPSDDEHLSTMHSCGTPGYVDPEFNNTNQFTDRSDVFSFGVVLVELLTGLTPLVSTEGSPRYLYDRFLSAINGNCLTNILDHKVMKEENQGQMENMARLAQECLQKEAKSRPSMREVVEKLYWIRVATKQPRPVEHTSDLYQTALNYHTLPSTSDNAKEHYYSVASCSTNNSDCPTTTFFQIEMSDKHAR, from the exons ATGAATGTAGTCATACAAACACGAATGTGTGTTGAACAAGAGGATGGAGGAATATGCCAGAATTTGCCAGGTTCCTACAATTGTTCGTGTGCAAAGGGATACAAGGGAGATGGCTTTCAAAACGGGACAAGATGTGCATCCAAAAGCTCTAACGACCTCAAATCTGCAATCATAG GCTCTGTTTCTTCATTTGTTGGAGTTTCTATGGTAGCTTCTGGACTATTTTGGTGGTGGAGCATAAGTCGTTTGAAAAATGCGAGAAAGAAGAACTTCGAGCAGAATGGCGGAGAAGAGTTGGAAAAGCTGCTCGTTTCCATGGGAGGGAAACAAAGTTTCAAACTGTTTTCTGAAAGAGAGCTGGAAATAGCTTCCAAAAATTATTCAATAAAAATAGGGAAAGGTGGCTTTGCAACTGTCTACAAAGGAGTTCTTCAGGACGGCACACCCATAGCAATTAAAAAAGCCGAATCAATTTCAAACAAGGAGTTCAACAACGAAATTGTAATTCTGTCCCATATTAGTCACAGGAATATAGTGCGATTGCTTGGTTGTTGTTTGCAAACCAAATCTCCATTGGTTGTATATGAATTTGTGCCAAATGGGACAGTTTTTGAGCATCTACATTCCAAAGAAAAGGAATTGTCCTGGGAGACAAGGTGGCAGATTGCCATGGAAACGGCAGAGGCGATGACCTATATGCATGATCAAGCTTCTCACGGCATTTTCCACAGAGACATTAAATCTTCAAATATTCTGCTGGACAACACATTCACACCAAAAGTAGCAGACTTTGGCATTTCTCGGCTACGCCCTTCAGATGATGAACACTTGAGCACCATGCATTCCTGTGGCACTCCAGGCTATGTGGATCCTGAGTTCAACAATACCAACCAGTTTACAGATAGGAGTGATGTTTTCAGCTTTGGTGTAGTTTTGGTGGAGCTTCTCACGGGTTTGACACCATTGGTGTCTACTGAAGGATCTCCCCGTTATCTGTATGACCGATTCCTCTCTGCCATTAATGGCAACTGTCTCActaatattttagatcataaaGTGATGAAAGAGGAAAACCAAGGGCAAATGGAAAATATGGCAAGGTTAGCACAAGAATGTTTGCAAAAAGAAGCAAAATCAAGGCCGTCGATGAGAGAGGTAGTGGAGAAACTTTATTGGATAAGAGTCGCCACAAAACAGCCAAGGCCTGTCGAGCACACCAGTGATCTATACCAGACTGCGCTAAACTATCATACTTTGCCAAGTACCAGTGATAATGCAAAGGAACATTATTACAGCGTAGCATCTTGTTCAACAAACAATTCAGATTGTCCCACCACTACATTCTTTCAGATTGAGATGTCAGATAAGCATGCTCGATGA